ACTCGTGTGGTTACATAAAGTTATTACGCCCCATCCGATGGGGGAGAAGGCGCCGCTCAGCCACTGGCAGGATAATCTGTAGACGtctaatttacattttattgttgtGCTTGGCTTTGAtgttgcagcagctgctgtgctgctgctgctgctgctgctgctgctgctgctggtgatgcaACAACGAAAGTGAAACAATAACTAACACACCGCAGCACACAAACTGGGCAAAAATCCAAGTCCGACTAATTTGCACGCGTTGCGTGACGATCGTTTGCCCCGACTTGCCGTTGTTTGTAGCTCGTAATTTGCAATGCGGGAATGGGAATCTCATCTCTGGCGCAAAATCGCCCACCAACCCGTCCACTCGGTTCGATTCTTTGTGCGGCAAGTGAAAGGCAAGGCGACTTCGGGACTtgatgcaattaaattaaattattacaGAAAATAATTGGTAAAGATAAATCAATACGAAGACAGATCTAACTAGTTGCTGCTCTGCTCCTTCTGTATGAGCGGTGGAGGTTACATAAAAGCAGTTCGCTCTTCGGGTCCCACAGCTCATGCTAGCATTTGACAAAAATCCGCAGCTATTCGCTGTTGCGGCTGACTTGTGGCAAGGCgagtgtgccaaaaaaaaaactcttcCTGCTTAACGACTAGGCTAAATAACAACTGCTACATAAGCAACCAGCAGTAAAGAGACGACAACGACTATTAAAATGACTTGACACACTGTCCTAGTTTCGGGTAacataacacacacactcacttactcactcactcactggATAATCGAGTCACAAAGTGCAATTAAAACTTAACTAACCAAGCGAAGTACGAAATTATTGCTGCACATGGAAAACTGGGAGAGGCGCATGCTGCAATTATGGCATGCAAAGTCAGTAAACTATTTTGCTACTTGGAGGGCTAATTCGATTTGAACCGTAAATCTGAAATTAAAGAGTAATGATCAGTAATGACAAGAACCTAGCCTAAACTGGATTAAATGAAACATTATCAGGCTAATAACCCATAATTCGCATGTATCAGTAACAGTTAGCGACCGTAACCCATAATCGTCACCCAGATAATCATCATTTGATCGATGAAAACCGAACCATTAGTGTTATCTACCACCATTTGCGAATCAAATGACTGAAGGCACGAACTGCGGACAAGCGCTAAAATGAAAAGACTCAAGACACGAACTCAAAGACATCGAGATTCAATTACAACACCAATTCGCCTGACGAAATGTCAAATGTGAAACCTCTTCTCAGCGTGTGTTGTGCATCGAATGGCTTAACGATCGATATTGAGAGCGATAGATGGACCACAGCTTTTGTCTCCAACTCCCCCTTTGTCACCCTCTATTGTCTTTGCCTCTTACCTTGAGCCCGAACCAAGATTGGCCAAAACGAAACCAACAATTTTCACAATTTGATTTGAGTTGATTCCGACAACGAACCTAATGTCTTTCCAGCTTTGGAACATTTTTAAATCGTTACAAATTCTTGAAAAGCTAACTTCGATAGACTTCCTGTTTGTTTCAACTCGCAAGCTGGTAGCTAAGCtttaaataatatcaaaaaaGCAATTCCTTTAGTTAAATGTATAAGTCCTATAAAATTGATAAACATTTTACCTTGTGTTTGTCTATATTTCACAGGGCACTCTTAGTGCTATAGTGTGCTTGGCCAGCAGCTTGAGCCAGTCAGAGGCGAGTGGCTCAAAGGGCAATGGATTTCCCAAAAAGGTTACCACCCTGAAGAAGCGACCAACAAAAACGCCGACCACAGTTCCGATTTCCATCAGCAGAGCAACCACTTTGAAGCCCAGTAAGCCACGCGTGAAGATCGGCACATCGGCAACCACCAAGAGCCCCACGAAAGCACCGGCCTTAACCGAGACATTTGGCAATCTGCCGGCGGATGACCTGGAATTCATTAAGGAGCTGGACAAGCAGTTCAAACTGCACGGAAACAAGATCAAGATCAAGGTGGAGAGGGATAATTCCACGAGTAGCGGCGGCAAGAACAGCAAGAGGACCATCGAGGGGGATTTGGGGTGAGACCATGGATGACAGCATTTTGACTGACCAGATATTAACCCATCTAACTTCTATATCCAAACAGATACGGCTACTCGCATCCTGGCTATGATTACACGCCGCCCAAGTTCATGTTCTATCCATACTCACAGCATGATATTCCCTCGGGCTTTGCCCTTCCACAGCCACAtccggaggagcaggaggaggaggcacACCAGCCGGCAATGCAACATCATCACAATCACGAGCAAGTGACCAGCGTGACCATTGAGCCCTCGTACTCCTACGAGCTTAAGCCCCAGACCAGCTATGAAACCCAACCGCAGCACACAGCTCCCGAGCAGCCGCAGATTGATCTGCCCCAGGATGAAGCGGAAAGTCCCAGTGGTGCAGGTGGTTCCAGTGGCCACGGGGGATATCAGGAGCCCGTCATTGTCTTGCGTATTCCAGGACCCGCCAAGTACGCCGCCCATTTGCAGACCCTTCTCCAGCAATATCTGGAGATCAGAGCGGCCCAGTACCTCAGCTTGCTCCAGGAGGCcgatcagcagcaacaacaacagcagcatcagcatgtGGATCCTTCGCAGCAATATGGACCACCAGAACCGGCCACCTACCATCAGGAAGTCAGCTACGCCCACCAACTGGCACCCACGCCGGCACCCGTCCAGTACGCACCCATCGATGATGTCTACCAGAGCTACAAGGGtcgccaccagcaacagctgcagctgcagcagcaacaatatgAGCCGCAACAATACTACGCGCCCATGGACTACCAGCAGCCCACACAGTTCTACTACGCTCAGCCCCAATCCcatttgcagcagcagcctcaGCTCTATCTGATAGCAATGGCCCAGCCGGAAACGGAACCGGAGCCGCAACCACAGCAGcaccatcatcagcagcaccatcatcatcttcagcagcagcagcagcagcagcaaccaatATACGTTCCAGAATCTGATCCACCGACGGGTCCTTCAGGTGGTCCTGAACAGGAACCGGAGGCGGACCACAGCCTTCCCATAACGGAAAACAACCCACGACCCACCCACACCAAGGTCATTTTTAATCCGTACccctaccagcagcagcagcatcaaccgCAACAGCAGACCACCAACATCGAggagcaccagcaccagcctGAGGGCGAACGCCCCTTCAACTACCACGCCCATGCGATCAAGATGCGCCAGGGCAAAAGGGCGGCCAAGCCGGAACCCGCGGATGGGGACGTGGGTCCCAGTTCGGGCGACAAGGGACTCCAACAGATCAGGGAGTATGTGAGGGAGAAACTGGGCGCTGAAATGGGTTCGGCTGTCGAATACAAGACGACACAGCTGCTCGAGGGCTGAGGTCTGGATAAATGTTCAGATGTTCGAAGGCATGGAAACTCATTTGACCGAACGCACTATCTCTGCCTGGATGAACTAAACCAATTTTTAAACTTGGCAATCTTCAAACGATTTTATCAAAGGTTTTTTCGGATGCCTTAGAATTCtagaattaaattttaaatcgcTTACGCACGTTTTCTATGTATATATCCAGGCAAGCCATctttaaaacaaattcaaacaTCCGTACATTATGAATATGGGGATCAAGTCCAGCAAGACAGTAAAATTCCAGTGAGTGCCATGCCCACGTTCACTCGTATTCTTAACACACAATTTGTGGTTGCTTCTTGTGCCTGATATCCGCTCATTAGTATTTATTCCAAGCTAGAGGAGCAGAACGATCCCGGGGTGATCCTCCAGCTCCAAATCTCATCCAACACCTACCCGCAATCCCTGAGCTACACAGCCAAGGCATACTTTTGGCCGGAAAAGAGGGCGCCTAAAGATAGGcatagttttcttttcttagCGAAGAGGTGCTGCCGGGACACATTCGCTTTTCATTATTTTGTAcgacgtttttttttatgttgtttaTATTGTTAACCAAGAAAATGTGCTGCTGATCATGTGTGCAATATTTAGTCTTAATGTGCTTCTTGATTTACCTATATTATGTACTTGTATTTTTGTATGATTAAAccgaaaagaaattaatttgaaaaccAAATAACTCTTTCCATTTTATTCGAATATTTGGCCAATTCACGGAAGTCACGCAgcaaagccataaaaatagCATCAAATCCGGCGTAACTGAAGTACTAAAAGCTGAACGATTTTGACACGAGTGTTACaacaaatttttgttaaattaaatacaccGAATTGTTAGCAGGCACGCAATTGGAAAATGCGGGGAAAATCCCGGAGGAAATTTGCGAGGATGATGGCCCTCGCCATTCCAAAGAGTTCTCTTTTCCCTATCAAGTCAAGTAGTTAGCATGGCAAGAGTTCTGGGTGTGTGACTATACCTGTAGTTCAGCGCAACAAGATCCTCAAATGCACAGCATCATTGTACATAAAATAAGTTTATATGATCTGTGCTACACAGTGGCTGCTTGTTGTGGAGTGGTTTCTGGTGAAGCTGACGTTTTATGGGTCCATTGTTGGGACGTAGCAATCGTTTATTCAGATCTTAAAGCAGgtgcttttcactttttcggCACAGCGAAAGGAAGTACTGGATGATTGATAAGATTCCGGGACAGGGAAAAGACCCTGATTCCCTGAATGGCCTTACTTTGAAAGCAAATTGGAAGGCTTCCCAAAGGttcaaacaaaacaatgtGATCGACGGCGCACTTCTGAATTCCCCGTGCAAAATGGCCAGGCGTAGAGATCACCATCCCGATGGGAGGAGGAGGTACGGCATTgggaatgcaaatgcaaatgcaaatgcaagtgACGAATGAAAATGCGAATCTGCCAGTGAGTGCGGAAGCTGCCGACCGCTTTTTAATTTGAGTGGAAAGTAGTCGACAGGCGCTGCCGCATTTCAAAATTATAGAAATTGGCACAATTTACCatccattgcggcagctgaTTATGCTAATTGTTTGTCAGTAGTATCTCGAATCTTTACGTAAACATCCATGTGGCAAGATGGATGTGGCAAAAAGGAAGAGACCGCCATGTGAAAGTACTGGGCTTGTTGGGGCGGCAAATCGTAGCAAATTACAGTAGATGACTGGTGCACTAGATTAAGTCGGACTTAAGTAGGTTTCTGTCACTTTATTTGCCGTAAAGTGAGTTCTGATCTCTCTGGCCAGAACTTGCGTTTTTTAGCAGCAGAAGAGGTCACTTTTCAGATCTAAACGATCATCTTGAAAGAAAATACCAGCTCCGGCTATAAACAACTAATTGCTTTACAATGTGTGGCAGGGTGGGAGATGAAAGATGTAAGCAATCCGATCCACAAACATAACATTTTTCAGCATTGTCGAAGCGTTGCAGCTGCCACAGTGCAGCAAAGGCAATAGGAAagttaaagaaataaataaatgctgaTCGGTGTATGAAGATGTATGAGATGAAGAACTTAAATACATTTACGATACATTTCAAGCCGCAGTTAAATCTTTGATTGAATtagttaaattgaattaaaaaccCAATCCTTGGCAAATCAATTGGTATTGAGACTGTTCATCTGGTGCGGCTGCCACAGCTGTTTCTTTGGCAGCTGGCAGCTGGTAGTGGATTTGGTAGTTTCTGCAGTTTTTGGCCGCATAACGGGGCATGGATAGCCATGGctatatgtatctatgtacCTATGGCAATCGCACTCGACTGCTGACAAGGTTGTTGATCTGCACATATGTGGAGGAGCCGAAACGCTTTGCCagctttgttttgctttgctttaGCCGCTGCAAAGTTGTTTCGCTTTTATTATTACGGCTATTATCGTTAGTGTTAAGTGTGGCaattgtttcattttcagtttcagtttcgtttTTCGCTTCTCATGcagaatattaaaatataaatcatacgCCCTGTGGGCCAGCGCCATAGTCCGCAATAAAGAAATCCCCGGCCAGCACGTAAGGGAAATCAATGAAATGCCAATTGGCAAGTTATTCCAAGGCGTACTCCCAGTTCTCTAAGTCCGGATCTCTTtatcgaaattgaaatcatcGCTGTTGGTTTTCGGCAACGGcaattgctgctgctctttCGGTAAAATCATCATAAATCAGCGAACACTTTTCTCCGTTTGTCTGGGCTCCTTGTTAATTATTATGCACTGAATCAGTGACCATGAAGCCAACCACCGAGTGAAGATCTGCCACGACCAACCACCGACTGCCCGCAATGTAAACACTGTGAGAATACAGCAAATGGGGAAATTTAAGAATACATAAAATAAGACAGATCTAGTGTTAATGGATTTGTTTCAAGTTTAATTTAAAGGGTGCTAAAGGCTCCCTGTCGAGTCATTGGACTTGCAAAAGTCCTGCTGCTTTCCGGACTCCACTCCAGAGTGGGTTAGTGACTACTGCCCGTTGTCCACTATTTGTCGTTTAACCCAATAAATGCCTTCGGTGGCGAGGATTTTACAAGTCAATTACGGGTATTACCCACCTGTGCCGGCAAACATTTCATTGAACTGCCTGTGGTGGAATGGGGATTGTTTGGCTTAGCTTATGGCTTAATTGGCCATCAAAGTGGCAGCTTAAACAGAGGCCGAAACTGAAGCCAAGAAACTAAAAACTATAAACCAGTTGTCCCGTTGTCCTCTCTCTTTCGTGCTGGCCTATCGCCTTCTCTGTTGCACCTTATCGACTTATAATGGGCGAActtatcacgcatacgccgtgttgtGCGTCGATGGCTTATTACGATTCGAATTGTCATCGAAAGTGAAGCGATCTTTCTCCCCTTCTCTATCTCCAactgtctctctctcttcgcttgcacttgcacttttcTCGCTTTTCTTTGGCGCGCACATTCGCATAAATTTTCCGCTGCAGCGGTTCGCATCATTATAAAAGCCTCGCCTCGACAGCTGGCCGCTAACAATTCCAGCTGAGACTCTGGCGCGCCATGATGTCAGCGCTCACATCTCGATTCCGTAATCTTCAATATCAGGAGCACCACCTTGTCCATATGGGAGCAAACATTCTCAGCCGGCGGCAATGGTGCCTGTGTCTGCTGATCATCGTAAGTAGTGCGCTCACGTCCAAGGATTCGGATAATTCGATTCACGAGGagtacctttttttttggtggccaGTGATCCAAAGTGTAGTGATGTATTTGAAAATTCATAAATGTTGGACTCGAGAGAATCTCCAGAAGTAAAAAAACAGCCCATTTGAAAAtgagattttttttatttaataattcagTGAAGAAGAGtgataaatttgtaaaaaatataaataaatatgtaaaaaaatatatataaatgtatcttacgataaaaaacgaaaataagtgaaaaaaatatgtaaaaatactcaattaaaactttttaaaaacattaatatttgaatCTTCAGTAATGAACTGCTGAAGCTTATCCCGCTAAAATTACATTTCGGAACATAACaccaaatttttaaacaaagaccAAAAAGATTAGCCTTTTTGGGAAAATATGTCCCGAATGACTGAGAATTACGTTTTTGATACATAATCGCCAAATTCTTTTCCCATTTCGATCGAAAAGGATCCATTTGGCGATTCGCAATTGCGTGCTGCGGGTTTTTCATGCCGGTGTGTCATTGCCCTCTCCTCTGGAAAACGGTCCATTGAACTTGGCCAACTGAGCGCCGCCAACTCAATCATACAGAAATTGACTATCAACcgcctcctccttctccttttcTTTCTCTTCTCCTCCTTGAAAGCGAAAGCGAATTGGCGGagtttaattagtttaattgCGAAGTAGGCACAAGCCAATGAGTCTGAAACGAAGAGGCCAATTTAAGGCAGTTCGCCTAACTAGCACCCGTTGAAATGGCACACTCATCAGTTGGCCAAGGTTCCTTGTTTGTCCTATCGTTTtactcattttattttaatgtacGGTTTTTATTGTAAGCCATGCGAATCTCCGATTATGTAATTTTCAAATAGCTGTGATTCTTTCTAATTTCTCTGAACAGATGTCGACGCTTTGCAGTGCCGTGACTGTGACCTCAGGCACGTCTGGGAACAGTCGCCGTCGATCGGGAGGTTCAGGAGCGGTGTCCTCTTTGGAGGTGACTGGGGAGAAGGCCTTTCCCGATCAACTGGCTATGGCAGCTAGCCGTAGGGGCTCCGACGATCGTGGTTACTCCAGGCGGGGATCGGTTACACAAAGCAGATTAAAGGAGGCGCCCAGCAAAGGTAATAAACCGTCCCATTTTGTTTGGCaagcctaaaagtatgcactAATCCGCAATCGACATGCATTGTATACTTCCCAGATTACAGCTTTGGCCAGGTGGAATTAAATCTCGTTCGCCCAGAGCACGAATCGCATCCAAAGCAGACCGCAGAATCCGGATCCGGAGCGTATGTCAACCTAGAAGACTCTAAATCGGCAGCCGAGTATGTGGCCAATGCCATCAAGTTGGCCTACAAACAGCCACCGACTCAACTGCGAGGTCAAAGCCAAGTTCAGAACCCTAGCAACAACCACATCCAGGCGCAAAAGGAACAGCAACCTACCACCCAGAGAAGTTACCAGGAACAGAGAAGGGATAGGGAGATCCTGGAGATGCAATTGCAGAAGGAACTGCATCAGCAGGCCCTGCTCCTGTCCTCAGGACCCTCGTCGCCATCCTCGTCTGgatcgtcgtcctcctctTCTCCGCCGTCGCCCGCCCTAGCGCCTGCGCCAGTCTACGAAAAGGAACCCGTGACCCGGAGCTATGAACTCTACGAACACGCAACCGAGGACGAGTCCCATGTCCAGGCCCAAGAGCAAGACATCGAACGCCACTATCGTCCCAAGTACAGCAATAACTACAACAACATCTACGCCCCCTATCAACCGCCGCAAATTTACAGAAATCTCGAGGCCGAGGCCGAGGAAAAAGTCAGGGTCTCTGCCTCCACGGAAATTCCCAAATCGGAGATAATGAAACAGATTGAAAAGTCCGTGATCAAGTACATGAAGGAACTAGAGGCCGAAGGTAAAATCATAAGTACGCCCCAAGAGACGGCCAcgcctcctccaccaccaccgcctccgccgATTACCAAGACCTACTACAAGTCGCAGACGCTCTCATCTGGTCTCCATTCCGGTTCCATTCCCTCGTCGCACTCGCATTCACACTCGGAGGAAAAGCGTTACAGCAGCAGTACAGTGAGGCCCAAGTATACGGTCCCACCAAcgacaaaacaacaacagttgcatcaccaccagcagcaggtGCTCCACCCACAGCACCACAGCCACCAAATAGCCGGAAAACTGAGGGGCTCTTCATTGGCAATAACGAATTCAAAGCCCATTCAGCACTTTCAGTCCGAAACGGAAACGGCATATCAGGCCCCCGATTTGCCCGTCGACGAACTGAGTCCGAATGTggagtttatttacaaaatcAAGACCCGAGCTCCCCTGCAAACGGCCACAGTGAAGACGGTTTCGAAGCCCTACACTTTGCCTCTGAAAAGTGCCGAGCACTTTGACCACAGTGCGGCCCTCAAGAACATCGAAGAATTCGATCTATCCCACGTAGTTCCCACTCCAGATCGAGTGGAACGGGAGCgggaaagggaaagggaaagggAGCGTGATTCTCGGGAAGATCAGGAGAGGCTTACAAACTCTGGCAAGCAGCACAAGTTGTATTTCAATTCGGAAATCTATCATGACATCAATGCCTTGCCCTACAAAAGTAAAGAGGCAGCTCTGCAGGAATATCGCCACAAGCTCAAGGCTTCCGGGTCATCCGGGGAACTGCATCCGGACTACAAAGGCTACTCCTCATCCGGTTACTTTGCCGAGCCGGAAGCAGAGACTGAGAATGAATCAAAACTAATCCTTAACGAAGAAGGCTATCCCTATCATTATGTGCTGAAGAAGGAAACCCTACTAGATGATCATGAGCCCTGGTTGTCCCACGCgcacggccacgcccaccagcaCACccat
The DNA window shown above is from Drosophila melanogaster chromosome X and carries:
- the CG14625 gene encoding uncharacterized protein → MGANILSRRQWCLCLLIIMSTLCSAVTVTSGTSGNSRRRSGGSGAVSSLEVTGEKAFPDQLAMAASRRGSDDRGYSRRGSVTQSRLKEAPSKDYSFGQVELNLVRPEHESHPKQTAESGSGAYVNLEDSKSAAEYVANAIKLAYKQPPTQLRGQSQVQNPSNNHIQAQKEQQPTTQRSYQEQRRDREILEMQLQKELHQQALLLSSGPSSPSSSGSSSSSSPPSPALAPAPVYEKEPVTRSYELYEHATEDESHVQAQEQDIERHYRPKYSNNYNNIYAPYQPPQIYRNLEAEAEEKVRVSASTEIPKSEIMKQIEKSVIKYMKELEAEGKIISTPQETATPPPPPPPPPITKTYYKSQTLSSGLHSGSIPSSHSHSHSEEKRYSSSTVRPKYTVPPTTKQQQLHHHQQQVLHPQHHSHQIAGKLRGSSLAITNSKPIQHFQSETETAYQAPDLPVDELSPNVEFIYKIKTRAPLQTATVKTVSKPYTLPLKSAEHFDHSAALKNIEEFDLSHVVPTPDRVERERERERERERDSREDQERLTNSGKQHKLYFNSEIYHDINALPYKSKEAALQEYRHKLKASGSSGELHPDYKGYSSSGYFAEPEAETENESKLILNEEGYPYHYVLKKETLLDDHEPWLSHAHGHAHQHTHGHAHSHSNSNKHPSLEYDSYSPKFNNNPEGYGYQHTYKVRGQPAGGAGSGGVAGIGSNTGTGAGKRGKRGGGGHPRQEAIKKQLRSSEVKDLEASLALRPPPK
- the CG11380 gene encoding uncharacterized protein, isoform B, encoding MRLALILGTLSAIVCLASSLSQSEASGSKGNGFPKKVTTLKKRPTKTPTTVPISISRATTLKPSKPRVKIGTSATTKSPTKAPALTETFGNLPADDLEFIKELDKQFKLHGNKIKIKVERDNSTSSGGKNSKRTIEGDLGYGYSHPGYDYTPPKFMFYPYSQHDIPSGFALPQPHPEEQEEEAHQPAMQHHHNHEQVTSVTIEPSYSYELKPQTSYETQPQHTAPEQPQIDLPQDEAESPSGAGGSSGHGGYQEPVIVLRIPGPAKYAAHLQTLLQQYLEIRAAQYLSLLQEADQQQQQQQHQHVDPSQQYGPPEPATYHQEVSYAHQLAPTPAPVQYAPIDDVYQSYKGRHQQQLQLQQQQYEPQQYYAPMDYQQPTQFYYAQPQSHLQQQPQLYLIAMAQPETEPEPQPQQHHHQQHHHHLQQQQQQQQPIYVPESDPPTGPSGGPEQEPEADHSLPITENNPRPTHTKVIFNPYPYQQQQHQPQQQTTNIEEHQHQPEGERPFNYHAHAIKMRQGKRAAKPEPADGDVGPSSGDKGLQQIREYVREKLGAEMGSAVEYKTTQLLEG